A stretch of bacterium DNA encodes these proteins:
- a CDS encoding DNA modification methylase, with amino-acid sequence MNDNFNQKLVIEYVSISELKNAEYNPRKWSDSAKEQLRESITRYGAVDPILVNSADARKNIIIGGNFRTSILKELGYEKVPVVYIDIPDTEKEKELNLRLNKNTGEFDLELLAEFDESFLSDIGFSSEEIDSIFEEESTEQEFDLNKELQKLSIDKISVQKGDVYDLDGSKLMCGDSTIESDMIKLCNGEKVDMVMTDPPYLLDYLNGKTRHGEATTGFGAKKNRRYLETESLPDDFTELWMNNVAKVQAPDFSIICYENWKNIRTIWGEMEKHWKVRNMIVWHLPNRNQGYAGKHKFFSKHDIAMVGTSSDDTKLNTNSEVDNLLDNEYQTSLFAISGKPHWESYGKNKKYCPTDFIEYKAADEKSSGQGIIFGTKPTEILIPYIKVLTKRNQLVLEPFGGSGSTLIASTMLKRRCFLMEKSPVYAEVILNRWKKLTGKEPIKINDK; translated from the coding sequence AACTTAAGAACGCAGAGTATAACCCTCGTAAATGGAGCGACTCCGCCAAAGAACAACTTAGAGAATCAATTACCAGATACGGTGCGGTAGATCCAATATTAGTAAACTCTGCTGACGCAAGGAAGAATATAATAATTGGTGGGAATTTTAGGACATCAATATTAAAAGAATTAGGATATGAAAAGGTGCCCGTTGTTTACATTGATATTCCTGATACAGAGAAAGAAAAGGAGTTAAATTTACGTCTGAACAAAAATACTGGAGAATTTGATCTTGAACTACTGGCTGAATTTGATGAGTCTTTTCTTTCTGATATTGGATTTTCAAGTGAAGAAATAGATAGTATTTTTGAAGAAGAAAGTACAGAGCAGGAATTTGACCTAAACAAAGAATTACAAAAATTAAGTATAGATAAAATCTCTGTACAGAAAGGTGATGTCTATGACTTAGATGGATCAAAACTTATGTGTGGTGACAGTACAATAGAGTCAGATATGATTAAACTATGCAATGGAGAAAAGGTAGACATGGTCATGACTGATCCCCCATATCTACTTGATTATTTAAACGGCAAAACTCGTCACGGTGAAGCGACGACTGGTTTTGGCGCAAAGAAAAACAGGCGATACCTTGAAACTGAATCTCTACCCGATGATTTTACAGAACTGTGGATGAACAACGTTGCAAAAGTTCAAGCACCCGACTTCTCAATAATCTGTTATGAGAACTGGAAGAATATTCGCACAATATGGGGTGAAATGGAAAAACATTGGAAAGTCAGAAACATGATTGTTTGGCACTTACCAAACAGAAATCAAGGATATGCTGGCAAACACAAATTCTTCTCAAAACATGATATTGCAATGGTCGGAACCTCTTCAGATGATACCAAATTAAATACCAATAGTGAAGTTGATAATTTATTAGACAATGAGTACCAGACTTCCCTATTTGCCATTTCAGGTAAACCACATTGGGAGTCGTATGGAAAAAATAAAAAGTATTGTCCAACTGACTTTATTGAATACAAAGCAGCGGATGAGAAATCATCTGGACAAGGAATTATATTTGGAACCAAACCAACAGAGATACTGATTCCATATATCAAGGTATTAACAAAAAGGAACCAACTTGTTCTTGAACCATTCGGCGGAAGTGGATCGACACTCATAGCATCTACGATGCTCAAAAGAAGATGTTTCTTAATGGAAAAATCTCCAGTCTATGCAGAAGTTATATTGAACAGGTGGAAAAAATTAACTGGCAAGGAACCTATTAAAATCAATGATAAATGA
- a CDS encoding DUF2779 domain-containing protein: MPKGPCPCYYRGRSAHCTTFSYINPEVPKYSVHDLNRIGNSKAYLKELLDENILTIDRVPEDRIPKPSKQKNGQPGKPRKLNQVRVHKSEEPIIDLESIKLELNSLTFPLYFLDYETYPTAIPIFDGYRPYQHIVFQYSLHILSEEDAKNGTEPKHVDDLFLDGDPAERIVESLRKNIGDKGSVISWYKKFENSRNKELASLMPLQYEFLHDVIKRTYDLMDIVEKQYYVHHGFEGRSSIKKVLPVIAPAGPEYSYKALGVQNGMDAIEAYRKIEKGELVGSQAEEKKKEMLEYCKLDTKAMYIIWKHFWDLINK, encoded by the coding sequence ATGCCAAAAGGTCCTTGCCCTTGCTATTACAGAGGACGTAGCGCTCACTGTACTACTTTTAGCTATATAAACCCTGAAGTACCAAAATATAGTGTCCATGACTTAAATAGAATAGGGAATAGCAAAGCTTATTTAAAAGAATTACTTGATGAAAATATACTAACTATAGATAGAGTCCCTGAGGATAGAATTCCTAAACCTTCAAAGCAAAAAAATGGTCAGCCTGGTAAGCCAAGAAAGCTGAATCAAGTAAGAGTACACAAATCAGAAGAACCTATAATAGATCTTGAATCTATTAAGTTAGAATTAAATTCTTTAACCTTTCCATTGTACTTTTTAGACTACGAAACCTATCCAACAGCCATACCAATATTTGATGGTTATCGTCCTTATCAACATATAGTATTCCAATACTCACTCCATATATTAAGTGAAGAAGATGCTAAAAATGGTACAGAGCCAAAACATGTAGATGATTTGTTTTTAGACGGAGACCCTGCTGAAAGAATTGTTGAAAGTTTGAGAAAAAATATAGGTGATAAGGGTAGCGTCATATCTTGGTATAAAAAGTTTGAAAATTCACGCAATAAAGAACTTGCTTCTTTAATGCCACTGCAATATGAATTTCTTCACGATGTTATCAAGAGAACTTATGACCTAATGGATATTGTCGAAAAACAATATTATGTTCATCATGGCTTTGAAGGCAGATCATCTATTAAGAAAGTTCTACCGGTAATTGCTCCAGCAGGCCCCGAATATTCCTATAAAGCACTAGGTGTACAAAATGGAATGGATGCCATTGAAGCTTATCGAAAGATAGAAAAAGGTGAGTTGGTTGGTAGTCAGGCTGAAGAAAAGAAAAAAGAGATGCTCGAATACTGTAAATTAGATACAAAGGCGATGTATATAATCTGGAAACATTTTTGGGATTTAATAAATAAATAA
- a CDS encoding DUF2130 domain-containing protein yields the protein MKDNVINTICPECHQPISIDIDNALTSQIESRLSKEFEEKEKNMKESLKRENQANLSKQEDELRKQIKESVERDSGAEKKFLEEQLKETKTKLETAKHNELELRKGNQKLKDDQDAFELDKARQMDEERKKIEENASKKATDAKQAEIDQLSKNLLNTQKALDEAQRKAAQGSQQTQGEVQEIALEELLKSEFIYDDITPVPKGVNGADVIQTVRTKNGVECGKIIWESKKTKSWTEGWIQKLKDDQRLVKADIAVIVSSVLPQGADGISLRNGVWVCDIKLAISIATALRNTLEVVSREKTMSVGKNEKMEILYSYLTGTEFKQRIETIVEAFSSMNSSLVKEKLAYEKIWSEREQQIQKVVKNTIGIYGDFSGIVQLQRIEALELPEPSEDNETKK from the coding sequence ATGAAAGACAACGTAATAAATACAATATGTCCAGAATGTCATCAACCAATCTCGATTGACATTGATAATGCCTTGACTAGTCAAATAGAATCTAGGCTTAGCAAAGAGTTCGAAGAAAAAGAAAAAAACATGAAAGAGTCTCTTAAAAGAGAAAACCAAGCTAATCTATCTAAACAAGAAGATGAACTCAGAAAACAAATTAAAGAAAGTGTTGAAAGAGATTCAGGAGCTGAGAAGAAGTTTTTAGAAGAACAATTGAAAGAAACAAAAACAAAGCTAGAAACAGCCAAACATAATGAGCTTGAGTTGAGAAAGGGAAATCAAAAGCTAAAAGATGATCAGGATGCTTTTGAACTGGATAAGGCAAGACAAATGGATGAGGAAAGAAAGAAGATAGAAGAGAATGCTTCAAAAAAAGCAACTGATGCGAAGCAGGCTGAAATCGATCAGCTCAGCAAGAATCTATTAAACACGCAAAAGGCCCTAGACGAAGCTCAGCGCAAAGCGGCTCAAGGGTCTCAGCAAACTCAGGGTGAAGTTCAGGAAATTGCTTTGGAAGAACTTCTAAAGTCTGAGTTTATATACGATGACATTACCCCTGTTCCAAAGGGTGTAAATGGAGCTGATGTAATTCAGACAGTAAGAACTAAAAATGGTGTTGAATGTGGAAAGATAATATGGGAGTCTAAAAAGACAAAGTCTTGGACTGAGGGCTGGATACAAAAGCTAAAGGATGATCAAAGATTAGTAAAGGCTGATATCGCTGTTATTGTTTCTTCAGTATTACCTCAAGGTGCAGATGGTATTTCTTTGAGAAATGGTGTGTGGGTTTGTGATATAAAACTTGCAATATCCATAGCGACAGCGCTTAGAAATACACTGGAGGTTGTATCTAGAGAAAAAACAATGTCTGTTGGCAAGAATGAAAAAATGGAAATTCTATATAGTTACTTGACTGGTACAGAATTCAAACAAAGAATTGAAACTATTGTAGAGGCATTTTCGAGTATGAATAGTTCTCTTGTAAAAGAAAAACTTGCTTATGAAAAGATCTGGTCTGAAAGAGAACAACAGATACAAAAAGTTGTTAAGAATACAATCGGAATTTACGGTGATTTTAGTGGAATAGTTCAGTTGCAAAGAATTGAAGCGTTGGAACTACCAGAGCCTTCAGAAGATAATGAAACAAAAAAATAA
- a CDS encoding AlwI family type II restriction endonuclease, giving the protein MAKTWSFNTTIRNPERMENMLRALSELEGEVFDIHGQEKFFGLQIKKRLYKPTKSTLQEESLINAVYSEDSADDLEDHIVENILQKYRGKSVDGSGRGRTAAGILNRFGLCVALQSKGSVVITELAKKWLNDEIDDDELFSKFFLKWQYPNKIEGGYNNFDIKPFVGTLALIRYVNEKWESLGNTPVGLSKLEYQLFVPSLSRADQIYEYVDKIINFRVTKESLTGVAKTTFIKEFSKERAQEISSREDENIDSILNDLRDYMDSSVRYFRVSNLIILRGNDNYIDIAKDKKVEVESILNKLTLNALEFDSYDSYLEYLNNTEALELPWENYEDLRKINLQLSEVMKTEIGEQETIRYMSEIELLPESKKVKSLEEFLNNFRIYKLRGLRHNIVALDECIERLGNILQKNYNPLTARPSLDLEWYVSRSLMILNDAVKIVPSYNLGDDGIPTGFRANTSDIECYYDSFDMTVEVTLLLGRDQWIAEGQPVMRHFRDFEDKIDNDLAYCIFIAPLIHRDTLNTFWNGNKFGYEGERQNIIPLTLSQFIEILKIAKDKISNGTLDHRSISGLFGIIAGRVDGINLPQEWVSEFPTIISEWS; this is encoded by the coding sequence ATGGCAAAAACATGGAGTTTTAACACGACAATAAGGAATCCTGAAAGAATGGAAAATATGCTCAGAGCACTAAGTGAACTGGAAGGTGAGGTTTTTGATATTCATGGTCAAGAAAAGTTTTTTGGGTTACAAATTAAAAAGCGTCTCTATAAACCAACTAAAAGTACTCTGCAAGAAGAATCTCTTATTAATGCTGTGTATTCAGAAGATTCAGCGGATGATCTCGAAGATCATATTGTGGAAAATATATTACAAAAATATCGAGGCAAAAGTGTAGATGGGTCAGGTCGGGGTAGAACCGCCGCTGGTATATTAAATAGATTTGGTCTTTGTGTAGCTTTGCAGTCAAAGGGTTCTGTGGTGATTACAGAGCTTGCAAAGAAATGGCTAAATGATGAAATAGATGACGATGAATTATTCTCTAAATTCTTTTTGAAATGGCAATACCCAAACAAAATTGAAGGAGGATATAATAATTTTGATATTAAACCCTTTGTTGGAACATTGGCCTTGATTAGGTATGTTAATGAAAAATGGGAATCTTTAGGAAATACACCAGTTGGTCTATCAAAGTTGGAATATCAACTTTTTGTTCCTTCTCTTTCAAGAGCAGATCAAATTTATGAATATGTAGACAAAATAATTAATTTTAGAGTTACCAAGGAATCATTAACGGGCGTTGCTAAAACAACTTTTATAAAAGAGTTTAGCAAGGAAAGAGCCCAAGAAATTTCTAGCAGAGAAGATGAAAATATTGATTCGATCTTGAATGATTTAAGGGACTACATGGATTCCTCAGTGCGTTATTTTAGAGTTTCTAATTTGATTATTTTACGTGGTAATGACAACTATATTGATATAGCTAAGGATAAAAAGGTTGAGGTTGAAAGTATATTAAATAAATTGACGTTGAATGCATTAGAGTTTGATTCTTATGATTCATATCTTGAATATTTGAACAATACAGAAGCACTAGAGCTTCCTTGGGAAAATTATGAAGATCTTAGGAAAATTAACCTTCAATTGTCTGAGGTTATGAAAACTGAGATTGGTGAGCAAGAGACTATTCGTTATATGTCTGAAATTGAATTATTACCAGAGAGTAAGAAGGTTAAGAGTTTGGAGGAGTTTTTGAATAATTTTAGAATTTATAAACTTAGAGGCTTAAGACATAATATTGTAGCCCTAGATGAATGTATTGAGAGATTGGGTAATATACTGCAAAAAAATTACAATCCATTAACAGCCAGACCTTCTTTGGATTTAGAATGGTATGTGTCACGTTCCCTGATGATATTGAATGATGCTGTTAAGATAGTTCCAAGCTATAACTTAGGTGACGATGGCATCCCTACAGGTTTCCGTGCAAACACTTCTGATATAGAGTGTTATTATGATTCTTTCGATATGACTGTTGAGGTCACATTATTATTGGGTCGTGACCAGTGGATAGCAGAAGGTCAGCCCGTCATGCGACATTTTAGAGACTTCGAAGATAAAATAGACAATGATCTTGCTTATTGTATTTTTATCGCTCCACTCATTCACAGAGACACATTGAATACATTTTGGAACGGGAATAAGTTTGGTTATGAAGGAGAAAGGCAGAATATTATACCCCTTACACTATCTCAATTTATTGAAATATTAAAAATCGCAAAAGATAAGATATCTAATGGTACACTGGATCACAGGTCAATTAGCGGTCTATTTGGAATAATTGCAGGTAGGGTTGATGGGATTAACCTTCCACAGGAATGGGTTTCTGAGTTTCCTACTATTATAAGTGAATGGTCCTAG
- a CDS encoding Dam family site-specific DNA-(adenine-N6)-methyltransferase, whose translation MLDACFGNKLTSISQRRYLGSKTKLLSFINDILIKEKAKYSSFADIFGGTGVVASYFNKKSDVFINDILESNYQSYVAFFGKEKIRLKFLVNKLVDYNNLKFGNIPHNYFSKNFSNTYFDSINSKIIGHIREDIENLYVENKINIRERAYLITSLIYALDRIANTVGHYDAYRKIEIPRMILELRPLNIQENKYKAKIYKQDANELVKTIYSDVVYIDPPYNSRQYSDAYHLLENIAMWKKEKVYGVAKKMDRSNIKSNYSLKSAGNSFSDLIENIDASYILVSYNDMGTNGNSRSQSRISDHEIISALERRGSVKIYERDFNQFTTGRSNKTDLKERIFFCRVTKKKCSKTARLFSEDNTHLPTYIKSPLNYTGGKHKLLPQITKYFPKEIDTFYDVFCGGANVGINAVANKIVCIDKNSRVVDLLRFIKTTNFEELNQNLIKIIKNYGLSHSHVNGYEHYLSESSTGLGNFNKKPFLLLREEYNSGKIKEKNPMLLALILYGFNNQIRFNSTGYFNLPVGKRDYNGNSRRNLANFNAITNHKNIDFKVGDFRDLNSMYFKKNDFVYLDPPYLLGLASYNESGGWSNDDEVSLYKTLLILHKSGIKFALSNVIKHKGKVNSSLIEFVNKNGFIVNKIRHNYNNSNYQSKACKSLTEEVLITNYK comes from the coding sequence ATGTTAGATGCATGTTTTGGAAATAAATTAACCTCAATATCTCAACGTCGATATCTTGGCAGTAAGACAAAGTTATTAAGCTTTATAAATGATATTTTAATAAAAGAGAAGGCAAAATATTCCTCATTTGCTGATATTTTTGGTGGAACTGGTGTCGTTGCAAGCTATTTTAATAAGAAATCTGATGTTTTTATTAATGATATACTAGAATCAAATTATCAGAGTTATGTAGCTTTCTTTGGTAAAGAAAAAATTCGTCTTAAGTTTTTGGTGAATAAGTTGGTTGATTATAATAATCTGAAGTTTGGCAATATACCACATAATTATTTTTCAAAAAATTTTTCAAATACCTACTTTGACTCAATAAATTCAAAGATTATTGGACATATACGGGAAGATATTGAGAATCTTTATGTTGAAAATAAAATTAACATTAGGGAAAGGGCTTACCTTATTACCTCTCTAATTTATGCTTTGGATCGTATAGCTAATACTGTTGGACATTATGATGCATATAGAAAGATAGAGATTCCTAGAATGATTTTAGAATTAAGGCCTCTAAATATTCAAGAAAATAAATATAAAGCTAAAATATACAAACAAGATGCAAATGAGCTAGTAAAAACGATATATTCAGATGTAGTATATATAGATCCTCCATATAATTCTAGACAGTATTCAGATGCTTATCATCTATTAGAAAATATAGCTATGTGGAAAAAAGAAAAGGTCTATGGAGTGGCAAAAAAAATGGACAGATCAAATATTAAGAGCAACTATAGTCTAAAATCGGCGGGAAATTCCTTCAGTGATTTAATAGAAAACATAGATGCTAGCTATATTCTGGTTTCCTATAACGATATGGGAACCAATGGTAATTCTAGATCTCAATCACGTATAAGTGATCATGAGATAATATCGGCATTGGAAAGACGGGGTAGCGTTAAGATTTATGAACGTGATTTTAATCAATTTACAACGGGGCGTTCCAATAAGACTGATTTAAAGGAGCGCATATTTTTTTGCAGGGTAACAAAGAAAAAATGTTCTAAGACCGCAAGGTTGTTTTCTGAGGATAACACACATTTACCTACCTATATAAAATCTCCACTTAATTATACTGGAGGTAAGCACAAGCTTTTACCACAAATAACTAAATATTTTCCTAAAGAAATTGACACTTTCTATGACGTATTTTGTGGTGGTGCAAATGTGGGTATAAATGCAGTGGCTAATAAGATAGTTTGTATAGACAAAAATTCCAGAGTTGTTGACTTGCTTCGATTCATTAAAACGACGAATTTTGAAGAACTTAATCAAAATCTTATCAAAATAATTAAAAATTATGGTTTGAGTCATAGCCATGTCAATGGTTATGAACATTACTTGAGTGAGAGTTCTACTGGACTTGGGAATTTTAACAAAAAACCATTTTTATTACTTAGAGAGGAATATAATTCGGGTAAAATAAAAGAAAAAAATCCAATGCTTTTGGCTTTAATTTTGTATGGTTTTAATAATCAAATAAGATTTAACTCGACTGGTTATTTTAATTTACCTGTAGGAAAGAGAGATTATAATGGAAATTCTCGAAGAAATTTAGCAAACTTTAATGCTATAACAAATCATAAAAATATTGATTTTAAAGTGGGTGACTTTAGAGATCTAAATAGTATGTATTTTAAAAAGAATGACTTTGTTTATCTGGATCCTCCGTACTTATTGGGCCTTGCATCTTATAATGAATCTGGGGGGTGGTCGAATGATGATGAAGTGTCTCTTTACAAAACATTATTAATTTTACATAAAAGTGGAATAAAATTTGCTCTTTCAAATGTTATTAAGCATAAAGGTAAGGTAAATAGTAGCCTCATAGAGTTTGTAAATAAAAATGGTTTTATCGTTAATAAAATCAGGCATAATTATAATAACTCAAATTACCAATCAAAAGCATGTAAAAGCCTGACTGAAGAGGTTTTAATCACTAACTATAAATAG
- a CDS encoding recombinase family protein, which yields METKDQRQISPDLRQTLSSPVRVKYCLYARKSTESEERQILSIESQVNEMLQIAEREGLEVVDIRRESHSAKDSGQRPVFKEILTDIRSGRYSGILTWAPDRLSRNAGDLGSLVDLIDQKSLIEIKTYGQVFSNSPSDKFLLMILCSQAKLENDNKSVNVKRGLRTRCEMGLWPAPAPTGYLNEKRIDRKGYVMVDTERAPVIKKMFEKVAYEKWSGRKIYH from the coding sequence ATGGAAACAAAAGATCAACGCCAAATTAGCCCTGATTTGAGACAAACCTTATCAAGCCCTGTAAGGGTGAAATATTGCCTTTATGCGAGGAAATCGACGGAATCTGAGGAAAGACAGATCTTATCAATAGAATCGCAAGTAAATGAGATGTTACAGATAGCTGAGAGAGAAGGATTAGAAGTTGTGGACATTAGACGTGAATCGCACTCCGCAAAGGATTCTGGGCAAAGACCTGTTTTTAAGGAGATACTTACAGATATCAGAAGTGGAAGATATTCAGGAATACTAACATGGGCACCCGATAGATTATCGAGAAATGCTGGAGACCTCGGAAGTCTTGTGGATCTTATAGATCAAAAATCACTTATTGAGATAAAAACCTACGGACAAGTATTCAGCAACTCCCCGAGTGATAAATTTCTACTAATGATTTTATGTTCACAAGCTAAGCTTGAAAATGACAACAAGAGTGTAAACGTTAAAAGAGGACTGCGAACAAGATGTGAAATGGGATTATGGCCTGCCCCTGCCCCAACTGGATATTTGAATGAAAAAAGAATAGATAGAAAAGGATACGTAATGGTTGATACAGAACGTGCGCCTGTTATTAAGAAGATGTTTGAAAAGGTGGCGTATGAAAAATGGAGCGGAAGAAAAATATACCATTAG
- a CDS encoding recombinase zinc beta ribbon domain-containing protein, translated as MNFRSSTSNKPLTLSNIYKLLQTPFYYGKFEYPVKSGNWYMGKHEPLINIELFEKVREQLKRSEITHERKDYAFSRLMTCGLCGSGICAEDKYKKLKNGGTAHYIYYGCNRSKNLDCKCGYIREEELIKQLVEMIDKIEVDQKFIKGKFEQERERMVTFQKQFYGVKQSKLEIEFDSKKYTEHVLTEGTVEEKREMLANLKGKVIMKNKEIIITQ; from the coding sequence ATGAATTTCAGAAGTTCAACGAGCAATAAGCCCTTAACTTTGAGCAATATATACAAACTTCTCCAAACACCATTTTATTATGGAAAATTTGAATATCCTGTCAAAAGTGGTAATTGGTATATGGGAAAGCACGAACCTTTGATAAACATAGAACTCTTTGAAAAAGTCCGTGAGCAACTTAAGAGATCTGAAATAACACACGAGAGAAAAGACTATGCGTTTTCTAGACTTATGACATGTGGGTTATGTGGATCAGGAATATGTGCTGAAGATAAGTATAAGAAACTCAAGAATGGTGGTACGGCACATTACATATACTATGGATGTAATAGATCAAAGAATTTGGATTGTAAATGTGGATATATAAGAGAGGAAGAGTTGATAAAGCAATTGGTTGAAATGATAGACAAGATAGAGGTTGATCAGAAGTTTATCAAAGGCAAATTTGAACAAGAACGAGAACGTATGGTTACGTTCCAAAAACAATTTTACGGAGTCAAACAATCAAAGCTTGAGATTGAATTTGATTCAAAGAAGTATACTGAGCATGTTTTGACAGAAGGGACAGTTGAGGAGAAAAGAGAGATGTTGGCAAATCTTAAGGGTAAAGTTATTATGAAAAATAAGGAAATAATTATTACGCAGTAG
- a CDS encoding phBC6A51 family helix-turn-helix protein, with the protein MTKKESTKKDKDRLLGHIRSIPIIEVACKKSNIARATYYRWRNEDPEFLRDSEQAIEDGIELINDMTESQLIGLIKDKKFQAVQFWLRHNHQRFLLKEKEHSLLKPRKEIPLSKEQEKTLKSALVLFT; encoded by the coding sequence ATGACTAAAAAAGAATCGACAAAAAAGGATAAGGATCGACTGCTTGGACACATTCGATCAATACCAATTATTGAAGTGGCATGTAAGAAATCAAACATAGCTCGTGCAACCTACTATAGGTGGAGGAATGAAGATCCTGAGTTTTTAAGGGATTCAGAACAAGCTATCGAAGACGGTATTGAATTGATAAATGACATGACAGAATCACAGCTAATTGGTCTCATTAAAGATAAAAAGTTTCAAGCCGTACAGTTTTGGCTTCGTCATAATCATCAAAGATTTTTACTCAAAGAAAAAGAACATTCTCTCCTAAAACCAAGGAAAGAAATACCTCTTTCAAAAGAACAAGAGAAGACGCTGAAAAGTGCTCTAGTCTTATTTACTTAA
- a CDS encoding DNA methyltransferase, giving the protein MNKESLKIEYVSIDELKVNDKNPRKWSKEQKEQLKESIRRFGNVDPIIVNNHEDRKMIIVGGHFRVDVCKELGYKNMPVVFVNLPLEKELELNLRLNRNQGEFDLEMLAEFDSSILLDVGFTSEDIDDIFPIEKNEEQFDLQKELDKLDIKVEAKKGDIYELGDSRLMIGDSTIEADMLKLMGDNKVDMVLTDPPYILDYLKGKGRGKDGPTVGFGSKKNRRYLETDVLPDNFSDLWMANVAKVQKPDFSIIIFENPKNLRTIWNALEVHWKYRNTITWHVPNRMQGFSASNKFFNKTDIALVGTSGEVDLNLEPEEGLFQNEYENAIFATSGKPHFEPYEKGKKICPTDFISHTAADKKSSGQEIIFGTKPLELLIPYLKVLTKRNDLILEPFGGSGSTLIASVKMGRRCFIMEKSHVYAEVIMNRWEKETGKKRKKIN; this is encoded by the coding sequence ATGAATAAAGAAAGTTTAAAGATTGAGTACGTCTCAATCGACGAGTTGAAGGTAAATGATAAAAATCCACGCAAGTGGAGTAAGGAGCAAAAAGAACAGCTCAAGGAAAGTATTAGACGTTTCGGTAATGTTGATCCGATTATTGTAAATAATCACGAAGATAGAAAGATGATAATTGTTGGAGGTCATTTTAGGGTTGATGTATGCAAGGAACTTGGATATAAAAATATGCCAGTAGTATTTGTGAATTTACCTCTTGAAAAAGAGCTTGAACTTAACCTCAGACTTAATCGCAATCAAGGAGAATTTGATCTTGAGATGCTCGCTGAGTTTGATAGCTCAATTCTTCTTGATGTTGGTTTTACCTCAGAAGACATTGATGACATATTTCCAATCGAGAAAAATGAAGAGCAATTTGATTTACAAAAAGAACTCGATAAGCTCGACATTAAAGTTGAAGCAAAAAAGGGCGATATCTATGAACTCGGAGACTCTAGATTAATGATTGGCGATTCCACAATAGAAGCCGATATGTTGAAACTAATGGGAGATAACAAGGTAGATATGGTGCTAACTGATCCACCATATATCTTAGACTATTTAAAAGGTAAAGGTCGAGGTAAGGATGGTCCAACAGTTGGATTTGGATCAAAGAAGAATCGCAGATATTTAGAGACTGATGTCTTGCCTGATAATTTCTCGGATCTTTGGATGGCAAATGTTGCAAAGGTACAAAAACCTGACTTCTCAATCATTATCTTTGAGAATCCAAAAAACCTTAGAACCATCTGGAATGCACTCGAAGTACATTGGAAATATAGAAACACAATCACTTGGCATGTTCCTAATCGTATGCAAGGTTTTTCTGCTTCAAATAAGTTTTTCAATAAGACAGATATTGCACTTGTTGGAACTTCAGGAGAAGTAGATCTCAATCTTGAGCCTGAGGAGGGATTGTTTCAAAATGAATATGAGAATGCAATCTTTGCCACTTCAGGTAAACCACATTTTGAACCATATGAAAAAGGAAAGAAGATATGTCCAACTGATTTCATATCTCATACCGCCGCAGATAAAAAATCATCAGGGCAAGAAATTATCTTTGGCACAAAACCACTAGAGCTACTTATTCCATACCTTAAAGTATTAACGAAAAGAAACGATTTAATTCTTGAACCGTTTGGAGGAAGCGGAAGTACTTTAATTGCATCTGTGAAGATGGGTCGACGTTGCTTTATCATGGAAAAATCTCATGTCTATGCTGAAGTAATTATGAATCGTTGGGAGAAAGAGACTGGCAAGAAGCGTAAGAAAATTAACTAG